One segment of Prionailurus bengalensis isolate Pbe53 chromosome X, Fcat_Pben_1.1_paternal_pri, whole genome shotgun sequence DNA contains the following:
- the LOC122477717 gene encoding LOW QUALITY PROTEIN: putative vomeronasal receptor-like protein 4 (The sequence of the model RefSeq protein was modified relative to this genomic sequence to represent the inferred CDS: deleted 1 base in 1 codon): MKITSSVYMTIKIRQYLQVVIGISANSFLLLFHIFTHLLDRRPKPTNLIICHLAFVHMMKLFTVLLSTDLLETLNFLNDFKYKALFCMNRVTRCLSMNITCLLSILQAFIISTSTSWLVRFKHKCTKCVFRPFIVLWFLSLSLNSKCILYTAASSNMTQIHLLHVSKYCSVSPAHSIIRGRLLILTLPRDVFFIGATLLSSAYMVILLSRHQRQCQQLHSSSLSSRVSPERRATQTILLLVSFFVVVYWVDIIISSSATVLWRYDPVILDFQKLVSNVYATVIALVLICLDKRIKNVFQKCGKITINL, translated from the exons ATGAAGATCACATCTTCCGTTTACATGACTATTAAAATACGACAATATCTACAAGTAGTCATAGGAATCTCAGCCAAcagcttcctccttctcttccacaTCTTCACACACCTTCTGGATCGCAGGCCTAAGCCCACCAACCTGATCATCTGTCACTTGGCATTTGTCCACATGATGAAACTCTTCACTGTGCTGTTGTCTACAGACCTGTTGGAAACACTAAACTTTCTGAACGATTTCAAATATAAGGCTTTATTTTGCATGAACAGAGTGACACGATGTCTGTCCATGAACATCACCTGCCTCCTGAGCATCCTCCAGGCCTTCATCATCAGCACCAGCACCTCCTGGTTGGTCAGGTTTAAACATAAATGCACAAAATGCGTCTTCCGTCCTTTTATTGTCTTATggtttcttagtttgtctctcaATAGTAAGTGCATCTTGTATACTGCTGCTTCTTCTAACATGACCCAGATCCATCTACTGCATGTCAGTAAATACTGCTCCGTTTCC CCCGCACACTCCATCATCAGGGGACGGCTTCTCATTTTGACATTACCCAGGGATGTTTTCTTTATAGGCGCCACGCTGCTCTCTAGTGCATATATGGTGATTCTCTTGTCCAGGCATCAGAGGCAGTGCCAGCAGCTACACAGCTCCAGCCTCTCCTCGAGGGTCTCCCCAGAGAGAAGGGCCACCCAGACTATCCTGTTGTTGGTGAGTTTCTTTGTAGTCGTGTACTGGGTGGACATCATTATCTCCTCCTCTGCAACTGTGTTATGGAGATATGACCCAGTAATCCTGGATTTCCAGAAGCTTGTATCCAATGTGTATGCCACTGTCATTGCATTGGTGTTAATTTGTTtggataaaaggataaaaaatgtgtttcaaaaatgtggaaaaattacGATCAATTTATAA